CAGAATAATAACTTGCTTCTCGTGCTTCCTGTAAGGGACGGATTGCTTCTTCATCTTTTTTGCCATGAATCCGAACAATTTTTGCCGGCATGCCGACAACCGTCACATCTGCTGGTACATCTGACAGAACCACCGCTGCTGCTCCGACCTTGGCATTTTCACCAATTTCAATGGGGCCAATCACTTGAGAATGGGCTGAGATAAGGGCACCTCTGCGCACAGTCGGATGCCGCTTTCCACAATCTTTTCCAGTCCCTCCAAGAGTCACTCCGTGGTAGAGCATAACACCTGATTCAATCTCAGCTGTTTCCCCAATGACCAATCCTGCCCCATGGTCAATAAAGACCCCACTTGCAATTTGCGCGCCTGGATGAATCTCTATCTGCGTCCAAAAACGCCAAAATTGGCTGTGCATCCGTGCCAGCAACTTCAAATTGTGCCGCCATAGAAAATGCGATACACGGTGGGCAGCAAGAGCTTTGACTCCTGGATAGGTTAGTAGCACTTCTAAAGTCGTACGTGCTGCTGGATCTTTTTCTTTTACAATCTCAATGGTGTCTTTCCACCAACCCATTTTTTCTCCTTTATTGTGGATAAGACAAGTTCTTTAGAACTTGTCTTACTCTACTTTCTACTTTTCAACCTTGTGGAACTTGAATTCCCCAAAGTTGCTATTTTCTTTCTTTTCTCTTGGACGACGTGGGCGGTCTGTTTTTTCTCTTGGTTCTTCTTGCTCAACCTTCTCTGGTCGAGGAAGGAGAACTTTCATGGACGCATCCACGCGGCCTTTTTCGTCAATCTTGATGACTTTGACATCCACTTCATCGCCAATTTGAACCAGGTCTTCAACTCTGTTCACACGAGTCCAAGCCATTTCAGATACATGGACAAGGGCATCTGTCTTGTCAAAGAGATTGACAAAGGCACCGAATTTTTCAATGCGAACAACCTTAGCACGGTAGACTTCATCAACTTTAGCTTCACGCACCAGGCCTGCGATGATTTCTTTGGCACGGTTAATTGCATCGCGATCACTTGAGTAAATGGCAACATTTCCATCCTCATCAATGTCAATCTTAACACCTGTTTCTGCAATAATCTTATCAATTGTTTCGCCACCCTTACCGATAACAATCTTGATTTTATCCACATCAATCTTAATGGTATCAATCTTCGGTGCAGTTGGTGCTAAATCTGGACGCACAGCTGGAATAGCTTCTTCAATCACATCCAAAATTTCAAAACGAGCTTTCTTAGCTTGTGCAAGGGCTTCTTGTAAAATTTCAGCTGTAATTCCTTCAATTTTGATATCCATTTGAAGAGCAGTAATTCCGTCACGTGTACCAGCCACCTTAAAGTCCATGTCGCCAAAGTGGTCTTCAAGACCTTGGATATCCGTCAAAACAGTATAGTTGGTCCCATCTGAAATCAAGCCCATGGCAATCCCTGCGACAGGAGCCTTAATGGGCACACCACCAGCCATAAGGGCAAGCGTTCCTGCACAGATAGAGGCTTGTGAAGACGAACCGTTCGATTCAAGCACTTCTGCCACTAGACGAATGGCATATGGGAATTCTTCAAGACTTGGCAATACTTGCTCAAGAGCACGTTCCCCAAGAGCACCGTGACCAATTTCACGACGACCTGGCGCACCGTAACGTCCAGTTTCCCCTACGGAATATTGAGGGAAATTGTAATGGTGTAAGAAACGTTTTTTATACTCAGGGTCCAAGCCATCCACAATTTGTGTTTCTCCCATCGGTGCCAAGGTCAAGACAGACAAGGCTTGGGTTTGTCCACGAGTGAAGAGACCTGAACCATGCACACGTGGCAAGAAGTCTACCGCAGCTTCAAGCGGACGAATTTCATCAACACGACGACCATCCGGTCGAACCTTGTCTTCTGTAATCAAACGGCGCACTTCTGCATGTTCCATTTGTTCTAGAATCTCTGCCACATCTCGCATAATGCGGTCATGTTCTTCATGGTCTGCGTATCTTTCTTCGTAAGCTGCAGTCACTTGCTCTTTTACCGCATTGGTAGCAGCTTCACGAGCTAATTTTTCTTCTACTTGAACCGCTTTTTGCAAATCGCTATTGTAGGCTGCGACAATCTCTGCTTGTAATTCTTCATCTACATGAAGAAGCTCAACTTCTGCTTTTTCTTTGCCGACTTGGGCTACGATTTCTTCTTGGAAAGCAATCAATTCTTTCACCGCTTCGTGACCCTTGAGAAGGGCTTCAAGCATAATGTCTTCTGAAAGTTCTTTCGCACCAGACTCGACCATGTTAATAGCATCTTTGGTTCCAGCCACGGTCAATTCAAGTAGGGAACGTTCTGCCTGTTCTTGACTTGGGTTGATGACCAACTCCCCATCCACATAGCCGACTTGAACACCAGCGATTGGGCCGTTAAAGGGAATATCTGAAATAGACAAGGCAAGAGAGCTACCGAACATCGCTGCCATTGGGGCACTTGCATTTTCATCATAAGACAAGACGGTGTTAATGACCTGCACTTCGTTGCGGAAGCCTTCAGCGAACATGGGACGAATCGGACGGTCAATCAAACGAGCGGTCAAGGTTGCATCCGTTGACGGACGACCCTCACGCTTGTTAAAGCCGCCTGGGAATTTCCCAGCCGCATACATTTTTTCCTCATAGTTGACTTGAAGAGGGAAAAAGTCTCCTGTTGCCATTTTTTTCGACATGACAGCCGCAGTCAGCACTGTACTTTCTCCGTAGCGGACAACGACGCTACCGTTTGCTTGTTTTGCAACCTGACCGACCTCAACAACGAGCGGACGGCCTGCAAAGGTCATTTCAAATGTTTGTTTAACCATTTGGTATCTCCTGATTATCTAATTATTCCAATTTTCTTTAGAACACCAACTGTCGGCAAAACATACCCGTTCTTCATTCCAAAGAGGATGACGTGTTTTCTACAAAGGTCAACCCAGGAAGCTCCCAGACTCAACTTTGCACAAAACCACGTATCTTGTTTATTTTATCATATTTTAGCCGAAAAACAAACGAAGGAAAAGCGAATTTCTACGGAATACATGCTAAGAACCTGTATTCACAGCTCAGCAACTCTATTCAGGGATCATTTTTCGCTATTCATCATTGCTTTTTTTCGAAATACAGTCAGTATTCCTTCAAAAAAACGCCTAGATTATCGTAAAATAAGCGACCGATTAGAATTACTTTGCTTATGAATACAGATTCTAAAAGTCGTGAAAAATTCAGTAGGACATTTTATTAAGAACCTTTTTTCCTTATTTTATACTCAAGTATTATAAATTTACTAGACTATACTTGAGAGAAATACAGAAAAAGCCCTCCCTGACTGGGAGAGCTTGCTTTCATCAAATTAACGACGAAGACCTAATGAATGAATCAATTCGCGGTAACGGTTAACGTCTGTCTTACGCAAGTAAGCCAACAAGTTACGACGGCGACCGATTTTTTTCATCAATCCACGGTAAGTTGCGTGGTCTTTTTTGTGTTGTTTGATGTGGTCGTTCAAGTGGTTGATTTCCCAAGTAAGCACTGCTACTTGTACTTCAACTGAACCAGTATCACCTTCATGACGAGCATATTGCGCCATGATTTCATTTTTTTTCTCTTTTGAGATTGCCATGAGTATTTTCTCCTTTGTTTTGAGCCACATCCGAGTAACAGGTTGGCAACCCGTGACCAAGAAAGGCTAATTCTTGTCCTTAGGACCTCATTATTCTATCAATCTTTTCTGTCTTTGTCAACTATTTCTGCGCTTCACGTGGCAAAATCAAGTTGAGGATGATTCCCACAATCGCACTCAATGCTGTTCCTGAAAGGGTGATTGCTCCGATATTTAAGACAGCACCACCAAGTCCCAAGACGAGCATTGAACTTGCGATGATGAGGTTGCGAACTTGTCCAAAATCGACTCGGCTTTCAATCAAGACTTTCAAGCCGTTACTTGCAATAACACCGTAGAGTAGGATAGACATCCCACCTAGAACTGCACTTGGAATGGTCGAGATTAGCGCCGTGAATTTCCCAAGAAAACTAAAGGCAATGGCGATGAGGGCGGCGTTGCGAATCACCGATACAGAAGCGATACGCGTCATGCCGATAACTCCTGTATTTTCTCCGTAGGTCGTATTGGCAGGACCTCCGATAAAGGCAGATACCGCAGTCGCTACCCCGTCTCCAATCAAGGTCCGACTAAGCCCTGGATTTTTCAAAAATGGACGACCACAAATCTGACTTAAAACCGTATGGTCACCAATATGCTCTGCTACCGTCACCACTGCAATCGGTAAAATCGCAAGCATTTCTGGGCCGAAGTAGAGTTTATATTGCTCAAAGACTCCTGTCTTAAAGGGCAAGTAGAAACGTGGCAATTCAAGCCAAGGAGCTTCAAGAACAGGTGTAAAGTCAACCAAGCCAAGCGCCAAGGCCACTACGTACCCTCCGATAATCGCAATCAGAAATGGCACAATCTTCATAAAGCCTTTTCCTTTAGTATTAACAAAAGCTGCAATCAAGAAGGTCGCAATGGATGCCAGAACCTTGCGCCAGTCACCGTCTGCGACAAATCCTGCATTGGTAACCGCAGAGTTTGCTAAACCAAGACCGATGACGATAATCATTGGACCGATCACAATCGGTGGCAAAAGACTATCAATCCACTTGGTTCCAATAACCTTGACCAAAGCTGCAATCAATACATAGATCAACCCGACAAAGAGAACTCCTGTCTGAGCAGCAGACACATCCCCATTTAATTCCTTAATCGCAAGTGCCATCGCAGAAATGTAGGCAAAGGATGAGCCAAGATAGACAGGTACCTTGCATTGAGTAGCCAACTGATAAATCAAGGTTCCCACACCAGAGGCAAAGAGAGCCACAGACACCGGCATCCCCAAAATCAAAGGCACCAAAATGGTTGCACCAAACATGGCAAATACATGTTGGAAACTCAGTAAAATACCTTGCCCAAACGACGGCTTTTCATCCACATCAAGCAATAAACGAACAGAATCTTTCATAATCCTCCTTCTGGGCACACAAAAAAGGCCCACTAACTCATCTAATAGTCATAGGCCTTTGGGAAATCCGTATGTGTCTTTCTCACCTCACAGGATGAGTTTAAAAACCTATGCTTGTATCAGTTTACCACAAAATGATTGATTTGGCTAGTTTTCATCTCAGATTAACGTTTTTATTTCTATGATAGAAATACATTTCTAACATTGCAAAAGACCTTAAAACCATGTTTCGCAACCCATTGATTTTAAGATCTTTTAGTTCTTTTTTCGCCTCACCAGAGTCATTACGTAATCTAAAAATTAACGTGCATAACGGCGTCCGCGAGGTTTCCATTTCATCAAGAATAAACTAGATAACAACATCAAAGTTAAGCCTGTTCCGATAAAGAAAGACATACCAATCCCTCCTGTATGTGGAAATTCTCCAGGCTTAAAGTTCTTCACTCGAACTTCTATAACATCTGTTCCTTCTTCTTTTGTCAATCGAACAATATCCTTATAAGCTTTCTGAACAGAAAATTCTCCTGTTTCAGAAATAGTAAACTCAATTGGCTCTGGCAGAGGCATATACCCACTTGGAGCATTATCTTCATGGATATAATAGACTCCAGGCTCAAATTTTTGACCTTTATTATCAAATAAGCCTTCTCCACCACCATTTTGTCTTAGGTTCCCTTGCTGACCATTGTAAACTGGACCTTTTGGATCTTTCGTCTGGCGAATGGCAAAGCGTGTCGTAGAATCTTTGATTTTTTCATCTCTCTCATCTACTTTCACGATTTTTAGATTATATTTTGGAACAGGTTTATCTTTAGCGACTATTTTTAAATGTCCCTCTAATGAAGACTCTGTGGAAAGTAAGTCATCTGGATTCGTTACTGTTATCGTTCCATCTTGCGCTACTTTAATCTCATATACAGTCTCATTCAATAAGTAACCTGCTGGGGCTATCTTTTCTTTTAACTTATATATTTTACCAAGCTCTAGTCCCTCGAAAACTAACAGCCCATCTTCACCTGTTGTTTGAGTCGCGATTTCTGTTCTGCCATTTCTTTCATATAAAGTATAGGCAGCTCCGCTTAATACTTGATTATTATCTGCTTCAGAAACTTTTTTAAGTGTGAGCTTGCGCCTTTCATTTTTGACTCTAAGTTCAATAATATCAGAATTGCCATCCCTTTGAATTGTCACCATATCCTGATACTCTTTTTGAACGGTCACTTCGCCTCTTTCTGAAATCGTTAGCTCAATTGGCTCTTTTAATTTGACATAACCAACTGGAGCAATTTCTTCGACGATGTAGTAGGTTCCTGCCTCAAACTTATTTTTCTTATTATCAAATAAGAATTCTCCACCATCATTTTGTCCTAATCTCGCTTCCTGACCATTATAAACAGGTGCATCTGAATCCTTACTCTTTTTGATGCTAAAACGAGTTTTAGAATCGGGAATCTTCTCACCTTGCTCGTTAACTTTGATAATTTTCAATCGATGTTTTTGAACGACAGGCTCAAGCGCCACCCCAACTTTTTCCGGTTCAACTGCAAACAGACCATTCGTTGTCACAGAGAAAGAATTCCAAGCTGCACGTTCTTTTTCATTAATAGAAGGATCCGTAACACTTGCATCTGGATTTTCTGGTGCTTTCATCTTGAAATCCATGTGGATACCTTGACCTGGGATCCAAGCAACTCCGTCGTTCAGCTCAACTTTAAAGGCTGTTACTGCCGACCAATCGGTAATCGCATCACCTGTTTGCCAGTTTGGTTCCTCAGCATTAACCGCGTCTGGTTGGCTCGCACCTTCTGGATAGTCAACCTTGGCATATAAATCCCCGCGACTTGGTGTTGCTACCGTCGTGTAGTAAACCGTCACCTTATCCTGCCATTCAGCAGGCACAGTAATTGGACCTGTCAAACTAGGACGGAACTTGGAACCTCGCTGTCTTGTATTTGTCACAGCTGTATCATTGATATTTGGTAAGACATCCATGAAGCCCATGCGGCGAATCACATCACCTGTTGTATTGGTAATATTTAAACGATAGTCAATCATACCACCAACACGTGTATGACCAAAAGTAGAGTAATCCTTATCAAGCTCACCTTTGACTAATTTTTTAATCTGTAAATCACGACTATCTGCCAATTTATAATTCGCTTTGGCAATCGCTAGTTTTTCAGAAGTATTGCCATCACCATCAATATCCATCGTATCGATAATCGGATCCAAGGCTCCTGTTGGAACTGAAAAATCTGGATTCCCCACATTTCCATACCCTTCAATTGTAAAATTTGGATCAACAGTACTCGCAACATTCGCATTGATTTCAACTTCAATACGATCATTTACTTGGAGCTTAGCATTTGAATCCTTCCAAGTGAAGATGAGAGTCTCTCCTCCTTGGGCATTTTTTCCTGTTGCAAATTGAGCGTTCGTTCCATCTATGTTGATGACTTTCTTTTCCTTACCACCTTTTTGATAAAGAGTAACTTTCCAATTAGGATTGCTTCTATCTAATGTGACTCCTGGTGGTAAAGACGCCGTCATAGAAATTGGGCCTGTTGCTTCTACCAAGGATGGATGACGATTGGTCAAGGTCAATGATAGACGATTTTTTCCTTTCTCACTGACACTTCCATCAGCTTGAGGAATTCCAGCTGTCACCACATTCCCATCCGCCGTTTTCAAGCCAACAGCTACATCAATGATGGGATTTGGTTGGGTAGTCGCATATACATTTGCTGTTCTTGCTCCAAATGTAGAAGTGGTATCCCCTGTTCCACCTGCGGCATCACGTGTAAAGTAACCACCTACTCCAGTATATCGATTATTTCCTGTTCGTAAATAAAGGGAAGCACCTTCTGTATCAAAGGTTGCCCAGCTTTCATTTTTGACTACTCTATTTGTACCAGGTTTGATTGTATATTTATCTGCGACATTCGTCCAAAATTCTCTCGGAAGTCTTGGACGACTACCATTATTTTGAAACAGCACATCATACTGAGAAACACGTTCCCCAGGGTTCAATTTCAAATCATCACGATTTAGCACTACTACTCCACCTTGGTCATAATCAGGTGCTGTAAATGAATTAAGGACATCCTTACTTTGAAGTTTCTTCCAATCCACATCTACATTTTGCGTGCGAAGGACGTTACCATTTAAATCTGTCACGGTCATGCGAACAACCGTTTTAGGCAGAGAAGCCATTGGACGAGATGGTTGGTCTATATACATCATTCGAACTGGTTCGTAAATATAGATTTCTTGCAGAATTAAAGCGTCATCAACCTTGCGGTACATATCAATCCATTCATAGTCAATAAAGACTCTTCTCGGCAATTCAAACCCTATATTATTATCAGGATATTTAGTAAAAATAGGATTACCAAAAAAATCTTGATCCGTTTTAATATAATAATCTGATGGTTTGCGACCATTAATACGGTCATCGGTACTTCTATATCCTGGCCGCCAAATCATCTTGAACGAAAGAGTCGCTGTATCAGGAACAGTCGGATTAGGATTATAGCCACTAATCCTTCCATTACTGATCGTAGTTCCTGCAAGACGTCCAGAAGCATCTAAAGGGCCAAGATTGGTCCCTACCAACACGGTTCCATTTGGAGAAACTGCTGAGGGATTATCTGGCTTTCCTGATGACACTTGGGCTTCATTAGACTCTGTGCGAATCGTTTGATCTGAAATATTTGTAAAGCTAGCAGACAGTTTATTTTTCAAACTGGTTAATTGACCATTAAAATCATTGACCCTTGTCCGAACTTCAACCTCTCTTTCAAAAATATTCGTCCGATTTGAGTCGTTTTGTGCTGCAAGCTGCTCCATTAGTGACGGTGCATTAAATCTCAACGATACCGTTGAACCATTACGATTAATCGTTGCCCCATTAGCATTTGCACTTATATACGTTTGTCCACCTTGAATAATATCTGAGACAACGATCTGACTTCCTTCTTTAATGAAAGCTTGACCAAATTCACTTTTTGGAACTTCTACTTTTCCTTTCCAAACAACCGTATCTCCCACTTTTGGGGTATAGTTGGACTCATTCTCATGTCCGACGGTATAGGCATAGGTTTTAGATAAAGCTACCTGCGTATCCGAAGTCACAGTTACCTGAGCTGGTTTTCGCGTAATTTCACGAGCACCTTGGGTAAAAATCGCTTCTGTCTTTAGGGCAGTCCCATTTGGAATAGTTCCGTTTTGCGTGTTCACCCGCAAGGTCACATTATAAGCCTGACCAGTGGTCAGATTATCAAAGGTATATTTCAGACTGTTCGTTGTTTCATCATATACCGGTACTTGATCAGCTAGCTTTAAGTCTTCCAAATCAGAAGCAAGACTTGTCTTCCCATTTTCATTACTTGGCAATTTAATTTCAAGACCAATGGGCTCATTACTTGTTTCATCAATACCACTAGCATAGAAATCAAGACGGTAAATCGCTGTTTCTCCCGAACGAATCGTTTGATTATTATTTAGGGAAGTATAAAAAGCATCCACTTTCTTTCCTGTGATATCATCCACTGCCTTTACCAAGTTATATGGAATAATGGACAATAGTAATATAAAAATTGTACTAATGATTAATATTTTTTTCCTATAGAACATTCATATCTCCCTCTATCTACTTACGATAGATTCTTTTTCTCTTCTTCGTAACTTGTTGTCTATATCGTATGATGATGATCACTACTATCAAGACCAGTGTACTATTGAAATAGAATAAATATTTGTAGAAATCTACTTGATTAGCTTTTTTTTGCTCGGACTGTTCTTCTATCACATATTCGGTTCGCTCTCCCGTTACTAAAAGACGGTGGCTGTTAATCATATAGGGTGTGCAAGTCAAGAGCGTTACATAATCTTTTCCTTCCTCAATCGCAATAGATTTCAAGTCACTCGGTTCTACCACTTTGATAGAAATTACTCGATATGCCAAGGTTTCCTTGATATTGCGTACATAAAAGAGGTCCCCTTTTTTCACCTTATCAAGGTCTGTGAAGAGACGGGCAGTTGGTAGGCCACGATGAGCTGTTAAGACAGAATGGGTGCTGGCGCCACCGATTGGAAGCGATGTTGCTTCCAAGTGTCCCACGCCCTTTTGTAAGACCGTTTCAGTTGTCCCAGCATAAATTGGAAGCTCCTGAGAAATTTTGGGTATTGATACATAACCAATCTGCTCATTAACTTCTAACATGCGAGCGTATTCTTTTAAACCCTCTTTTTGGCGTCGCGTAAATACATCCTGAATTCCATTTTGTATTAAGTGCGTCTCATTATATGCTTGAGCCAAACTCATTCTTCTCTCAATCTCAGATGTATCAATAGTAGAAGCCTGTTTGTTAAACTCTCTAACTGTTACTCGAGAAGCGTGATAATACATAATCTGACTAACAATTGGAAAAAGCATAATCCCAAAACCAAGTAAAAATATCGCAATCAGAAACTTTCTGCTTTTTTTCTGCCGATTTCGTTTACGCATCCTCTTTCACTTTCTTATGCTTACGATACATCCTGATGAACAATATCAATAAAATAATGAACAATGCTAAAGTAACATAAAAGAGAACTTTATAGACCTCATTTTCTTTAAAGCTACTTACTTCCTTCTCCTCAATGGCTTCAACATAATCAATACGGTGCCCCCTGACCAATAATCGATGAGTATTGACCATATAGGGAGTACAAGTTAAGAGGGTTACATAATCATGACCTTGCACCACCGCTAACTGCTCAATATCTGTCGGCTCAATGACGGTAATTTGATCCACCTCATAAGCTAAGGTCCCTCCAAGATAATGGATATAAAATTTATCTCCTTTTTCAAGTTTATCTAAATTTGTAAATAACTTTGCTGTCGGCAACCCCCTATGTGCAGTCAAGACAGCATGAGTATTATTTCCACCTACTGGCAAGGAAGTTCCTTCCAAGTGTCCCACCCCACGTTGAAGGACCATTTCTGAACTCCCAGCATAAATTGGCAAATCTTCTACAATTTTCGGAATACGAATATGCCCTATCTGCTCATTAACTTCTAACATCTTGGCATATTCTTTTAACCCTTCTTTGCGTTCTTCTTCTGAATAAGGATCTGCAATCTCAATATCATTACCAGAAGCAACACTGTCATTATAGGCCTCTGCTAAATGAATACGCCTCTCAATTTCTGATTTATCAATCTTTTTCACACCATCGTCAAAACTAGCTACTTCAACAATCGATGCTTGATAATAAAGATATTGACTAACCAAAGGGAATGCTACCACTCCAAATCCAACTAAAAAGATGAATAGTGAGAGGATTCGTCGCAGCGACCATTTTCGTTGCTTTTTAGTTCTGACCATCCGCTTTACTCTTCTTTTTCAAAATCCATACCAAACCAATAGCTAGTAGTCCAAGAACCCCTAAGACACTCATCGCCTCACCTGTATGAGGTAAGATTCGCTGAATAATT
Above is a window of Streptococcus sp. zg-86 DNA encoding:
- the cysE gene encoding serine O-acetyltransferase, producing the protein MGWWKDTIEIVKEKDPAARTTLEVLLTYPGVKALAAHRVSHFLWRHNLKLLARMHSQFWRFWTQIEIHPGAQIASGVFIDHGAGLVIGETAEIESGVMLYHGVTLGGTGKDCGKRHPTVRRGALISAHSQVIGPIEIGENAKVGAAAVVLSDVPADVTVVGMPAKIVRIHGKKDEEAIRPLQEAREASYYSAKL
- the pnp gene encoding polyribonucleotide nucleotidyltransferase — translated: MVKQTFEMTFAGRPLVVEVGQVAKQANGSVVVRYGESTVLTAAVMSKKMATGDFFPLQVNYEEKMYAAGKFPGGFNKREGRPSTDATLTARLIDRPIRPMFAEGFRNEVQVINTVLSYDENASAPMAAMFGSSLALSISDIPFNGPIAGVQVGYVDGELVINPSQEQAERSLLELTVAGTKDAINMVESGAKELSEDIMLEALLKGHEAVKELIAFQEEIVAQVGKEKAEVELLHVDEELQAEIVAAYNSDLQKAVQVEEKLAREAATNAVKEQVTAAYEERYADHEEHDRIMRDVAEILEQMEHAEVRRLITEDKVRPDGRRVDEIRPLEAAVDFLPRVHGSGLFTRGQTQALSVLTLAPMGETQIVDGLDPEYKKRFLHHYNFPQYSVGETGRYGAPGRREIGHGALGERALEQVLPSLEEFPYAIRLVAEVLESNGSSSQASICAGTLALMAGGVPIKAPVAGIAMGLISDGTNYTVLTDIQGLEDHFGDMDFKVAGTRDGITALQMDIKIEGITAEILQEALAQAKKARFEILDVIEEAIPAVRPDLAPTAPKIDTIKIDVDKIKIVIGKGGETIDKIIAETGVKIDIDEDGNVAIYSSDRDAINRAKEIIAGLVREAKVDEVYRAKVVRIEKFGAFVNLFDKTDALVHVSEMAWTRVNRVEDLVQIGDEVDVKVIKIDEKGRVDASMKVLLPRPEKVEQEEPREKTDRPRRPREKKENSNFGEFKFHKVEK
- the rpsO gene encoding 30S ribosomal protein S15, which codes for MAISKEKKNEIMAQYARHEGDTGSVEVQVAVLTWEINHLNDHIKQHKKDHATYRGLMKKIGRRRNLLAYLRKTDVNRYRELIHSLGLRR
- a CDS encoding uracil-xanthine permease family protein, which translates into the protein MKDSVRLLLDVDEKPSFGQGILLSFQHVFAMFGATILVPLILGMPVSVALFASGVGTLIYQLATQCKVPVYLGSSFAYISAMALAIKELNGDVSAAQTGVLFVGLIYVLIAALVKVIGTKWIDSLLPPIVIGPMIIVIGLGLANSAVTNAGFVADGDWRKVLASIATFLIAAFVNTKGKGFMKIVPFLIAIIGGYVVALALGLVDFTPVLEAPWLELPRFYLPFKTGVFEQYKLYFGPEMLAILPIAVVTVAEHIGDHTVLSQICGRPFLKNPGLSRTLIGDGVATAVSAFIGGPANTTYGENTGVIGMTRIASVSVIRNAALIAIAFSFLGKFTALISTIPSAVLGGMSILLYGVIASNGLKVLIESRVDFGQVRNLIIASSMLVLGLGGAVLNIGAITLSGTALSAIVGIILNLILPREAQK
- a CDS encoding MSCRAMM family protein is translated as MFYRKKILIISTIFILLLSIIPYNLVKAVDDITGKKVDAFYTSLNNNQTIRSGETAIYRLDFYASGIDETSNEPIGLEIKLPSNENGKTSLASDLEDLKLADQVPVYDETTNSLKYTFDNLTTGQAYNVTLRVNTQNGTIPNGTALKTEAIFTQGAREITRKPAQVTVTSDTQVALSKTYAYTVGHENESNYTPKVGDTVVWKGKVEVPKSEFGQAFIKEGSQIVVSDIIQGGQTYISANANGATINRNGSTVSLRFNAPSLMEQLAAQNDSNRTNIFEREVEVRTRVNDFNGQLTSLKNKLSASFTNISDQTIRTESNEAQVSSGKPDNPSAVSPNGTVLVGTNLGPLDASGRLAGTTISNGRISGYNPNPTVPDTATLSFKMIWRPGYRSTDDRINGRKPSDYYIKTDQDFFGNPIFTKYPDNNIGFELPRRVFIDYEWIDMYRKVDDALILQEIYIYEPVRMMYIDQPSRPMASLPKTVVRMTVTDLNGNVLRTQNVDVDWKKLQSKDVLNSFTAPDYDQGGVVVLNRDDLKLNPGERVSQYDVLFQNNGSRPRLPREFWTNVADKYTIKPGTNRVVKNESWATFDTEGASLYLRTGNNRYTGVGGYFTRDAAGGTGDTTSTFGARTANVYATTQPNPIIDVAVGLKTADGNVVTAGIPQADGSVSEKGKNRLSLTLTNRHPSLVEATGPISMTASLPPGVTLDRSNPNWKVTLYQKGGKEKKVINIDGTNAQFATGKNAQGGETLIFTWKDSNAKLQVNDRIEVEINANVASTVDPNFTIEGYGNVGNPDFSVPTGALDPIIDTMDIDGDGNTSEKLAIAKANYKLADSRDLQIKKLVKGELDKDYSTFGHTRVGGMIDYRLNITNTTGDVIRRMGFMDVLPNINDTAVTNTRQRGSKFRPSLTGPITVPAEWQDKVTVYYTTVATPSRGDLYAKVDYPEGASQPDAVNAEEPNWQTGDAITDWSAVTAFKVELNDGVAWIPGQGIHMDFKMKAPENPDASVTDPSINEKERAAWNSFSVTTNGLFAVEPEKVGVALEPVVQKHRLKIIKVNEQGEKIPDSKTRFSIKKSKDSDAPVYNGQEARLGQNDGGEFLFDNKKNKFEAGTYYIVEEIAPVGYVKLKEPIELTISERGEVTVQKEYQDMVTIQRDGNSDIIELRVKNERRKLTLKKVSEADNNQVLSGAAYTLYERNGRTEIATQTTGEDGLLVFEGLELGKIYKLKEKIAPAGYLLNETVYEIKVAQDGTITVTNPDDLLSTESSLEGHLKIVAKDKPVPKYNLKIVKVDERDEKIKDSTTRFAIRQTKDPKGPVYNGQQGNLRQNGGGEGLFDNKGQKFEPGVYYIHEDNAPSGYMPLPEPIEFTISETGEFSVQKAYKDIVRLTKEEGTDVIEVRVKNFKPGEFPHTGGIGMSFFIGTGLTLMLLSSLFLMKWKPRGRRYAR
- a CDS encoding class C sortase produces the protein MRKRNRQKKSRKFLIAIFLLGFGIMLFPIVSQIMYYHASRVTVREFNKQASTIDTSEIERRMSLAQAYNETHLIQNGIQDVFTRRQKEGLKEYARMLEVNEQIGYVSIPKISQELPIYAGTTETVLQKGVGHLEATSLPIGGASTHSVLTAHRGLPTARLFTDLDKVKKGDLFYVRNIKETLAYRVISIKVVEPSDLKSIAIEEGKDYVTLLTCTPYMINSHRLLVTGERTEYVIEEQSEQKKANQVDFYKYLFYFNSTLVLIVVIIIIRYRQQVTKKRKRIYRK
- a CDS encoding class C sortase, whose translation is MVRTKKQRKWSLRRILSLFIFLVGFGVVAFPLVSQYLYYQASIVEVASFDDGVKKIDKSEIERRIHLAEAYNDSVASGNDIEIADPYSEEERKEGLKEYAKMLEVNEQIGHIRIPKIVEDLPIYAGSSEMVLQRGVGHLEGTSLPVGGNNTHAVLTAHRGLPTAKLFTNLDKLEKGDKFYIHYLGGTLAYEVDQITVIEPTDIEQLAVVQGHDYVTLLTCTPYMVNTHRLLVRGHRIDYVEAIEEKEVSSFKENEVYKVLFYVTLALFIILLILFIRMYRKHKKVKEDA